In the genome of Vicia villosa cultivar HV-30 ecotype Madison, WI linkage group LG7, Vvil1.0, whole genome shotgun sequence, one region contains:
- the LOC131618988 gene encoding uncharacterized protein LOC131618988: MFLLQCLVEMAGRNDAAIAAALEAMAQALEHQPNAGENAGSRSLATFQRENPPVFKGKHDPDGALEWLKEIERIFRVMDCTQAQKVRYGTHMLAVEADDWWLATRQRLEAAGEEITWDVFRREFLRKYYPESVRGKKEIEFHELK, translated from the coding sequence ATGTTTCTGTTGCAGTGTTTAGTTGAAATGGCTGGGAGAAACGATGCTGCGATTGCTGCTGCTTTGGAGGCTATGGCTCAAGCTCTGGAACATCAACCTAATGCTGGTGAGAATGCTGGGTCTCGCAGTTTGGctactttccagagggagaaccCGCCAGTCTTCAAAGGCAAGCATGACCCTGATGGAGCCTTAGAGtggttgaaagagatcgagaggatctttcGTGTAATGGATTGTACTCAGGCACAAAAAGTTCGCTATGGGACGCATATGCTAGCAGtcgaagctgacgactggtggctaGCAACACGACAGAGACTAGAAGCTGCAGGTGAAGAGATCACTTGGGATGTGTTCCGaagggaatttctgagaaagtattaTCCGGAGAGCGTCCGTGGTAAGAAGGAAATTGAGTTCCATGAATTGAAATAA